The following are encoded in a window of Streptomyces sp. Go-475 genomic DNA:
- a CDS encoding pitrilysin family protein produces MPMGHTATAQAGSGGLTATEHRLANGLRVVLSEDHLTPVAAVCLWYDVGSRHEVKGRTGLAHLFEHLMFQGSAQVKGNGHFELVQGAGGSLNGTTSFERTNYFETMPAHQLELALWLEADRMGSLLAALDDESMENQRDVVKNERRQRYDNVPYGTAFEKLTALAYPEGHPYHHTPIGSMADLDAATLEDARAFFRTYYAPNNAVLSVVGDIDPEQTLAWIEKYFGSIPGHDGKPAPRDGSLPEIIGEQLREVVEEEVPARALMAAYRLPHDGTRACDAADLALTVLGGGESSRLYNRLVRRDRTAVAAGFGLLRLAGAPSLGWLDVKTSGDVEVPVIEAAIDEELARFAEEGPTAEEMERAQAQLEREWLDRLGTVAGRADELCRYAVLFGDPQLALTAVQRVLEVTAEEVQEVAKARLRPDNRAVLVYEPVADETDEAEDTAAAAGDENEEAAK; encoded by the coding sequence ATGCCCATGGGTCACACGGCCACAGCCCAGGCAGGCTCCGGGGGCCTGACAGCGACCGAGCACCGCCTGGCCAACGGCCTGCGCGTGGTGCTCTCCGAGGACCACCTGACCCCGGTCGCGGCGGTGTGCCTCTGGTACGACGTCGGCTCGCGCCACGAAGTCAAGGGCCGTACCGGCCTGGCTCACCTTTTCGAGCACTTGATGTTCCAGGGTTCCGCCCAGGTGAAGGGCAACGGCCACTTCGAACTCGTCCAGGGCGCCGGCGGCTCGCTGAACGGCACCACCAGCTTCGAGCGGACCAACTACTTCGAGACCATGCCCGCCCACCAGCTGGAGCTCGCCCTCTGGCTGGAGGCCGACCGCATGGGCTCCCTGCTCGCGGCCCTCGACGACGAGTCGATGGAGAACCAGCGGGACGTCGTGAAGAACGAGCGCCGCCAGCGCTACGACAACGTCCCCTACGGCACCGCCTTCGAGAAGCTCACCGCCCTCGCCTACCCCGAGGGCCACCCCTACCACCACACCCCCATCGGCTCCATGGCCGACCTGGACGCGGCCACCCTGGAGGACGCGCGGGCGTTCTTCCGCACGTACTACGCGCCGAACAACGCCGTGCTCTCCGTGGTCGGCGACATCGACCCGGAGCAGACGCTGGCCTGGATCGAGAAGTACTTCGGCTCCATCCCCGGTCACGACGGCAAGCCCGCGCCGCGCGACGGTTCGCTGCCCGAGATCATCGGCGAGCAGCTGCGCGAGGTCGTCGAGGAGGAGGTCCCGGCCCGCGCCCTGATGGCCGCCTACCGCCTGCCGCACGACGGCACGCGCGCGTGCGACGCGGCCGACCTGGCCCTCACCGTCCTCGGCGGCGGCGAGTCCTCCCGCCTCTACAACCGACTGGTGCGCCGGGACCGTACGGCCGTCGCCGCGGGCTTCGGCCTGCTGCGGCTCGCCGGGGCTCCCTCCCTGGGGTGGCTGGACGTGAAGACGTCCGGTGACGTGGAGGTGCCGGTCATCGAGGCCGCCATCGACGAGGAGCTCGCCCGGTTCGCCGAGGAGGGCCCCACGGCCGAGGAGATGGAGCGCGCCCAGGCCCAGTTGGAGCGCGAGTGGCTGGACCGGCTCGGCACGGTCGCGGGCCGCGCCGACGAACTGTGCCGGTACGCCGTGCTGTTCGGCGACCCGCAGCTCGCCCTGACCGCCGTCCAGCGCGTGCTGGAGGTCACGGCCGAGGAGGTCCAGGAGGTCGCCAAGGCCCGACTGCGCCCCGACAACCGCGCGGTGCTCGTCTACGAGCCCGTCGCCGACGAGACCGACGAAGCCGAGGACACCGCAGCCGCGGCCGGCGACGAGAACGAGGAGGCGGCCAAGTGA